From the genome of Isachenkonia alkalipeptolytica, one region includes:
- a CDS encoding 2-oxoacid:ferredoxin oxidoreductase subunit beta, which produces MDQQNIFDCSEEKAWCPGCGNHGLLEGIKQALQDLGKEPHEVVVASGIGQAAKLPHYINANGFNGLHGRSIPPALGIKIANPELTVIIHSGDGDSYGEGGNHFLHNVRRNVDISHFVHDNQIYGLTKGQASPTTRPGQVTGIQTEGVHLQPFNPIAAAISLGCGFVARTFMGDKEHMVETMKAAINHRGYALVDIFQPCVVFNKVNTFKWYKDHVYKLEEDYDPTDKIAAFQKSQEFDEGIPIGIIYKEEKPAFLDGVDYLKNEKPLVDRDLDPQNAEKFMDGFY; this is translated from the coding sequence ATGGATCAGCAAAATATTTTTGACTGCAGTGAAGAAAAAGCCTGGTGCCCCGGTTGCGGAAACCACGGACTGCTGGAAGGGATTAAGCAGGCCCTGCAGGACTTGGGAAAAGAACCCCACGAGGTGGTGGTAGCCTCGGGGATCGGACAGGCGGCAAAGCTCCCCCATTACATTAATGCCAACGGATTTAACGGACTACACGGTCGATCGATTCCTCCGGCTCTGGGCATAAAAATTGCCAATCCGGAACTTACGGTGATCATCCATTCCGGGGACGGGGATTCCTACGGAGAGGGCGGGAACCACTTTTTGCATAATGTGAGAAGAAATGTGGATATCAGTCACTTCGTTCATGATAATCAAATCTATGGATTGACGAAGGGACAAGCCTCCCCGACGACTCGTCCGGGACAGGTTACGGGAATCCAAACCGAAGGGGTTCATCTGCAACCCTTTAATCCTATTGCCGCGGCTATCAGCCTTGGTTGTGGATTTGTGGCAAGGACTTTTATGGGGGATAAGGAGCATATGGTGGAAACCATGAAAGCCGCCATTAACCATCGGGGTTATGCCTTAGTGGATATCTTCCAACCCTGCGTGGTATTCAACAAAGTCAATACCTTTAAATGGTACAAAGACCATGTTTATAAGTTGGAGGAGGATTACGATCCCACGGATAAAATAGCGGCCTTCCAAAAGTCTCAAGAGTTTGATGAGGGTATTCCTATCGGTATCATTTACAAGGAAGAAAAGCCTGCATTTTTAGATGGGGTAGACTACCTTAAGAATGAAAAACCCTTAGTGGACCGGGATCTGGATCCCCAAAATGCCGAGAAGTTTATGGACGGATTCTATTAA
- a CDS encoding MoaD/ThiS family protein, producing the protein MEIQIKLFATLREGRGKLVTKEFSSAVTPKEVLEALNINEEDVAILLVNGLDGTLDQELQDGDMLSVFPPVGGG; encoded by the coding sequence ATGGAAATACAAATCAAACTCTTCGCCACCCTTCGGGAAGGCCGGGGAAAACTGGTAACCAAAGAGTTCTCCTCCGCGGTAACTCCCAAGGAGGTCTTAGAGGCCCTAAACATCAATGAGGAGGATGTGGCCATACTTTTAGTCAACGGCCTTGACGGCACTCTGGACCAGGAGCTTCAAGACGGGGACATGCTGTCGGTTTTCCCTCCCGTAGGTGGGGGCTAA
- a CDS encoding sigma-54-dependent Fis family transcriptional regulator yields MKKDVILQSHDRSKAYGIHTQQTFSSKILKEEGLEKVLQENRELIALSEPIINNLYNFVKGSGFFGILTDVQGCILNIMGDENVLEVAFELDMVPGAYMSEEHIGTNAMGTALWEKKPVQISGEEHFVKVYHRWTCSAAPIQDPKGNIIGTLNLTGYSNLVHAHTLGMVVAAVQSIELALKHQQAKDKLLWSRQYAGTIIDSIPKGILTLSPRGYIKSINRKGQKIIGASQDALIGVPAKEFFVDWPKVKSAFSHQRYPLKSRTYIQHHHKSLEIDLELHPIFDARENRNGMICIFTEVPRVSQLDQSKPHHKMYTFDKIIGRNKKFLNTLEYAKQIANSPSTVLISGESGTGKEVFAQSLHRASDRQDQPFIPLNCGAIPKDLIESELFGYEEGAFTGAKKGGNKGKFELAHRGSLFLDEIGEMPLFMQTNLLRVLEDREFYRIGGSKKIPVDVRIIAATNKDLREEVEKGNFRKDLYYRINVLPLSLAPLRERKDDIPLFIDYFMTTKSLKLQKEPFTLSKDQLEEMLHYHWPGNIRELENMVEQLVNAQSTAPYAQENSGISPGFEVAKEEPSSAANPSPPVKPLEIVEKDHILQALNYFNHNITAAAKALGLGRNTLYRKMDKYGISR; encoded by the coding sequence ATGAAAAAAGACGTAATTTTACAGTCCCATGATCGGAGCAAGGCCTATGGAATCCACACCCAGCAGACCTTCAGCTCGAAAATCCTAAAAGAGGAGGGTTTAGAAAAGGTCCTGCAGGAAAACAGGGAATTGATTGCTTTGTCAGAGCCGATCATCAACAATCTTTACAACTTCGTCAAAGGCTCCGGTTTTTTTGGTATTCTTACCGATGTCCAGGGCTGTATTCTTAATATTATGGGGGATGAAAACGTGTTAGAGGTAGCCTTTGAACTGGATATGGTCCCCGGGGCATACATGTCCGAGGAACACATCGGCACCAATGCCATGGGCACTGCCCTGTGGGAAAAAAAACCGGTGCAGATATCCGGGGAAGAACATTTTGTTAAGGTTTATCACCGATGGACCTGCTCTGCGGCTCCGATTCAGGACCCTAAGGGAAACATTATCGGCACCTTGAACCTCACGGGCTACAGCAACCTGGTTCACGCCCACACCCTGGGAATGGTGGTGGCGGCTGTACAATCCATCGAATTGGCTTTAAAACATCAACAGGCCAAGGATAAGCTTCTTTGGTCAAGACAGTATGCAGGCACCATCATCGACTCCATTCCCAAAGGAATATTAACCCTCAGTCCCCGGGGTTATATCAAAAGCATTAACCGAAAGGGTCAAAAAATCATTGGAGCCTCTCAGGATGCTTTGATCGGTGTGCCTGCCAAGGAATTTTTCGTAGACTGGCCAAAGGTCAAATCCGCCTTTTCTCATCAACGGTATCCATTAAAGTCCCGAACCTATATCCAGCACCACCATAAAAGTCTGGAAATCGATTTGGAACTCCATCCCATCTTCGATGCCCGGGAAAACCGTAACGGAATGATCTGTATTTTTACCGAAGTCCCCAGGGTTTCTCAATTGGACCAATCAAAACCCCATCACAAGATGTATACCTTTGATAAGATCATCGGTCGTAATAAAAAGTTTTTGAATACCCTGGAGTATGCTAAACAGATTGCCAACAGTCCTTCCACGGTTTTAATTTCCGGCGAAAGCGGGACCGGGAAAGAGGTTTTTGCCCAGTCCTTGCACCGGGCCAGTGATCGCCAGGATCAACCCTTTATTCCTCTAAACTGCGGGGCGATCCCCAAGGATCTGATCGAATCCGAACTCTTCGGCTACGAAGAGGGGGCCTTCACCGGTGCAAAAAAAGGCGGCAATAAAGGAAAGTTTGAACTGGCCCACAGAGGCTCCCTGTTTTTAGATGAAATCGGAGAAATGCCCCTGTTTATGCAAACCAACCTTCTTCGGGTTTTAGAAGACCGGGAGTTTTACCGGATCGGCGGCTCAAAAAAAATTCCAGTGGACGTCCGCATCATCGCCGCCACCAATAAGGATTTAAGAGAGGAAGTGGAAAAGGGAAATTTTCGAAAGGATCTTTATTATCGGATCAACGTCCTACCCTTATCCCTGGCTCCTCTACGGGAAAGAAAGGACGATATTCCCTTATTCATCGATTATTTCATGACGACCAAATCCTTAAAACTTCAAAAAGAACCCTTTACCCTTTCCAAGGATCAATTGGAGGAAATGCTTCACTACCATTGGCCGGGAAATATACGGGAGCTGGAAAACATGGTGGAACAACTGGTGAATGCTCAAAGCACGGCGCCCTACGCCCAGGAGAACAGTGGTATTTCCCCAGGTTTTGAGGTTGCCAAAGAGGAGCCCTCTTCCGCCGCAAACCCCAGCCCACCGGTGAAACCCCTGGAGATTGTTGAAAAGGATCATATTCTACAGGCTTTAAATTACTTCAATCACAATATCACCGCCGCTGCCAAGGCGCTAGGACTGGGGAGAAATACCCTGTATCGAAAGATGGATAAATACGGGATTTCCCGTTAA
- a CDS encoding LysM peptidoglycan-binding domain-containing protein — MKEHIKIDASVASHKGNIHSKNEEKFYLNGQYMDLNQQKDSTVKASNHSYKQSVYGIAAGTIRGALGEQAAFIAVEALSRYHLYLEENVPSSFAVKKQRLIEYLKTAEEKIRELWEEKDGEAFGATMVGLIIDGNQAFGFSLGEEGFYMVEKEAVRKVSLEYVKEQHFIGSKVPVEKTLRVTDEFVLEQGDRLLLTSRDTYLRDMEEQFINLVTSLSTKDSVKAFIKELLNRKERENLTALLVYVETLEGFVSQETEETLVGGRFVMEKEENIENRDRKDFSDKEDSSETREAFKEEEDNKDLQEDSERKRIFEQRYRESQMLFNKKVQHRDLDFTPEEKEGIEKDLREEDFEQGSFTPGALSEDFSEISREEHEEEEDEAPWRTRSKFLLVALLGVGVILMAFAFGTIRNLEQRILNPAAENQREEEIEENVGEVTEGEEVDEVEEADEVAEESGEETENGEEVSEEEAQEEEDLQETEAPVNDGEEGEGEPPEPSPAEEPEEQVSNDTYEVQSGDTLFSISRSFYGDASKVEEIISLNNIEDINNIQVGDVLELPPGE, encoded by the coding sequence TTGAAGGAACATATTAAAATTGATGCATCCGTTGCCAGTCATAAAGGGAATATCCATAGCAAAAATGAAGAGAAGTTTTATTTAAACGGACAGTATATGGATCTGAATCAACAAAAAGATTCTACGGTTAAAGCCTCCAACCATAGTTACAAACAAAGCGTATACGGGATTGCCGCCGGCACAATCCGGGGAGCCTTAGGAGAACAGGCGGCTTTTATCGCTGTAGAAGCCCTAAGTCGTTATCATCTGTATCTGGAAGAAAACGTACCCTCCTCCTTTGCTGTCAAAAAACAACGGCTAATCGAGTATTTAAAAACTGCGGAGGAAAAAATCAGGGAACTATGGGAAGAAAAGGATGGGGAGGCTTTTGGGGCTACCATGGTGGGACTGATTATCGACGGAAATCAAGCCTTCGGTTTTTCCCTGGGGGAAGAGGGCTTTTATATGGTGGAAAAAGAAGCCGTTAGAAAAGTTTCCTTGGAATATGTAAAAGAACAGCACTTCATCGGTTCTAAGGTACCGGTGGAAAAAACCCTCAGGGTAACCGATGAATTTGTATTGGAACAGGGAGACCGATTGTTGCTGACTTCTAGGGACACTTATCTCCGGGATATGGAAGAGCAGTTTATTAACCTCGTAACCTCTCTTTCTACAAAGGACAGCGTTAAGGCTTTTATTAAGGAATTACTAAACCGAAAGGAACGGGAGAACCTGACTGCCCTGCTGGTTTATGTTGAAACCCTGGAGGGTTTTGTATCTCAAGAAACTGAAGAAACCCTTGTCGGAGGCAGGTTTGTAATGGAAAAAGAAGAAAACATTGAAAACAGGGATCGAAAGGATTTTTCTGATAAGGAAGATTCATCGGAAACCCGGGAGGCATTTAAAGAAGAAGAGGATAATAAGGATCTCCAAGAGGATTCGGAGCGTAAACGGATCTTTGAGCAGCGCTATCGGGAAAGTCAGATGCTCTTTAATAAAAAAGTGCAGCATAGAGATTTGGACTTCACACCGGAGGAAAAAGAAGGGATAGAGAAGGATTTAAGGGAAGAAGACTTTGAGCAGGGGTCTTTTACTCCCGGGGCTTTGTCGGAAGACTTTTCAGAAATCTCCCGGGAAGAGCATGAGGAAGAAGAGGATGAAGCACCCTGGAGAACCCGCTCTAAATTTCTTTTGGTGGCCCTTCTCGGGGTGGGGGTAATCCTAATGGCCTTTGCCTTCGGAACCATTCGAAACCTGGAACAGCGAATCCTGAATCCTGCGGCTGAAAATCAAAGGGAAGAGGAAATCGAAGAGAACGTCGGTGAAGTCACCGAAGGGGAAGAAGTCGATGAAGTAGAAGAAGCTGATGAAGTGGCTGAAGAGTCCGGTGAAGAAACCGAAAACGGAGAGGAGGTCTCGGAAGAAGAGGCTCAGGAAGAGGAAGACCTTCAGGAAACGGAAGCACCGGTAAACGATGGGGAAGAAGGGGAGGGTGAGCCCCCGGAACCATCGCCCGCGGAAGAGCCCGAAGAACAAGTATCCAATGATACCTATGAAGTGCAAAGCGGGGATACCCTGTTTTCCATCAGTCGGTCCTTTTACGGGGATGCAAGTAAAGTGGAGGAAATTATCAGCCTGAATAATATCGAGGATATTAATAATATCCAAGTGGGGGATGTACTGGAACTTCCCCCCGGCGAGTAG
- a CDS encoding ribonuclease H1 domain-containing protein, protein MAKKKVYGVKNGKVPGIYKTWQECEKQIKGYSGAEYKGFSTEEEAKIYVYGTGVKALREEENKNAKKSTEEQEKSSSMSNNTIKDPNILKAYVDGSYNQGTKEYSCGVVLLLNGKELLFSKKGNAPHLASMRNVAGELLGAQYAMAFALKNQGKFKELWIYHDYTGIEKWCTGEWKTKQAGTEAYKKYYQEKIRGKVDVRFKKVRAHSGDHYNDKADELAKKALDL, encoded by the coding sequence ATGGCGAAGAAAAAAGTATATGGTGTAAAAAACGGAAAAGTCCCCGGGATCTACAAAACCTGGCAAGAATGTGAAAAACAGATAAAAGGGTATTCCGGAGCCGAGTACAAGGGTTTTTCCACGGAGGAGGAAGCAAAAATTTATGTGTACGGTACCGGGGTAAAAGCCCTGAGGGAGGAGGAAAATAAAAATGCAAAAAAATCCACGGAAGAACAGGAAAAATCCTCTTCGATGTCGAATAATACTATAAAGGACCCAAATATTCTAAAGGCCTATGTGGATGGAAGTTATAATCAAGGAACAAAGGAATACAGCTGTGGAGTGGTATTGCTTTTAAACGGAAAAGAGCTGTTGTTCTCTAAAAAAGGGAATGCCCCCCATTTGGCCTCTATGCGAAACGTGGCGGGGGAACTATTAGGGGCCCAATATGCCATGGCCTTCGCTTTGAAAAATCAAGGGAAGTTTAAAGAGTTATGGATTTATCATGATTACACCGGCATCGAAAAATGGTGTACGGGAGAGTGGAAAACGAAACAGGCGGGAACCGAAGCCTATAAAAAGTATTATCAGGAAAAAATCCGGGGAAAGGTCGACGTTCGTTTTAAGAAAGTTAGAGCCCATTCTGGAGACCATTACAACGATAAAGCCGATGAATTGGCAAAGAAAGCGCTGGATTTATAA
- a CDS encoding NAD(P)/FAD-dependent oxidoreductase: MIRISNIKINIEKKQDLEKEILRYLKISKEDLLSYTIEKKSIDARKNTISFIYRVSVAVKNEKKVLQGKNLKNLEWIKNPEKKRVVPKKSPKTFRKAPIVVGSGPAGLLAALTLAKSGARPILLERGRPVEERSREVYDFWEKGILKVNSNVQFGEGGAGTFSDGKLTTQIKDPRCQTVLKTLIDAGAPLEIAYLNKPHVGTDILEVVVKNLRERINALGGKVLFSHQVTDLIIEKERIRGVVVNEQEEILSDHVILALGHSARDTFLMLHEKGVDLEQKPFSLGLRIEHLQEKIDKVQYGKYYNHPRLKAGDYKLSYRGKNGRGLYTFCMCPGGEVIGASSEKNRLVTNGMSRYKRDERNANSALLVSVYPKDFESDHPLAGVAYQRKWEEKAFCLGGGNYHAPVQRVEDFLKGRKTKELGEVIPSYKPGYTFEDLEATLPSYVTETMKEGLPQLDRKLKGFGYGDAILTGVETRSSSPIRILRKENYESRIEGLYPAGEGAGYAGGIISAAVDGLKIAEDLILKLQES, translated from the coding sequence ATGATTCGAATTAGCAACATCAAAATCAATATTGAAAAAAAACAGGATTTGGAGAAAGAAATTCTTCGCTATTTAAAAATATCAAAAGAGGATTTACTCAGCTATACCATTGAGAAAAAATCCATTGATGCCAGAAAAAATACCATCAGTTTTATCTACCGGGTTTCGGTAGCGGTGAAAAATGAAAAAAAGGTACTCCAGGGAAAAAATCTTAAAAACCTGGAGTGGATAAAGAATCCGGAAAAAAAGAGGGTGGTTCCTAAAAAATCCCCCAAGACTTTTCGAAAGGCCCCGATTGTGGTGGGTTCCGGCCCGGCTGGACTGTTAGCCGCCCTTACCTTAGCAAAAAGCGGGGCTCGGCCAATTCTGCTGGAACGGGGAAGGCCTGTGGAGGAACGAAGCAGGGAGGTATATGACTTCTGGGAAAAAGGCATATTAAAAGTAAACTCCAATGTACAGTTTGGAGAAGGGGGGGCCGGTACGTTTTCCGACGGGAAATTGACCACTCAAATTAAAGACCCCCGCTGTCAAACCGTATTAAAGACTCTGATCGATGCCGGGGCACCTCTAGAGATCGCTTATTTAAATAAGCCCCACGTGGGTACCGATATCCTGGAGGTGGTGGTGAAAAATCTACGGGAACGGATAAATGCCCTGGGAGGAAAAGTCCTCTTTAGTCATCAGGTAACGGATTTAATTATTGAAAAGGAACGGATCCGGGGAGTTGTGGTAAATGAACAGGAGGAAATATTATCGGATCATGTAATCTTAGCCTTAGGCCACAGCGCCCGGGATACCTTTTTAATGCTTCATGAAAAGGGCGTGGACTTAGAGCAGAAGCCCTTTTCCCTAGGTCTTCGAATTGAGCATCTTCAGGAAAAAATCGATAAAGTGCAGTACGGAAAATATTATAATCACCCGAGGCTCAAGGCCGGGGATTACAAACTGTCCTATCGGGGGAAAAACGGCCGGGGGCTTTATACCTTTTGTATGTGCCCTGGAGGAGAGGTAATCGGAGCCTCCTCGGAGAAAAACCGCCTGGTGACCAACGGGATGAGCCGCTACAAAAGAGACGAACGGAATGCCAATAGCGCCCTATTGGTAAGTGTATACCCGAAGGATTTTGAAAGCGACCACCCCTTAGCCGGGGTGGCGTATCAGCGAAAATGGGAAGAAAAAGCCTTCTGCCTTGGAGGGGGCAACTACCATGCACCGGTGCAACGGGTGGAAGACTTTTTAAAGGGACGAAAAACCAAGGAATTAGGAGAGGTCATTCCCTCCTATAAACCCGGTTATACTTTTGAAGATCTGGAAGCAACCCTACCTTCCTATGTAACGGAAACCATGAAGGAGGGGCTGCCTCAGCTGGACCGTAAACTCAAAGGTTTCGGCTATGGAGACGCGATTTTAACCGGCGTGGAAACCAGAAGCTCTTCGCCGATACGAATTCTTCGAAAGGAGAATTACGAAAGTCGGATAGAGGGTCTTTATCCCGCGGGGGAAGGGGCCGGCTACGCCGGAGGTATAATCTCCGCTGCGGTGGACGGACTGAAAATTGCGGAGGACCTCATTCTGAAATTACAGGAGTCATAA
- a CDS encoding aldehyde ferredoxin oxidoreductase family protein, whose translation MKGYCGKILRINLDERKVVKEDLNMDWAKDYIGGRGLATKYFYEEVDPKVDAFSKDNKLIVATGPLSGTPTPTGGRYMVITKSPLTDTIASSNSGGRWGADLKFSGYDMIILEGKADKPVYIDIKDDVVEIRDAEHLWGQTTSKTMDLLAKDVGDKAKVLNIGPAGEKLSRIASVMNDMDRAAGRSGVGAVMGSKNVKAITVKGSSKPEVHDREQLKQVVSDANKKIKENGVTGEGLPTYGTAVLVNIINENGVFPTNNFQLATFDKAEEISGETLAEKYLVKRTGCYGCPIACGRHCKVDDLEAGGPEYETIWGYGADCGLSNMGNIIKANYWCNEMGMDTISASTTIAAAMELYQKGLITDQDLNGVPLEFGNDDAIIEWTKRMGLREGLGDKLAEGSYRLGEHFGAPEVSMSVKKQELPAYDPRGIQGQGLAYATSNRGGCHVRAYLISPEILGLPEKLDKFSIEGKPLWVKTYQDLTASIDSLGLCLFTSFALGAGEYAAMYNAAVGTNHSDESILESGDRIWNIERMFNMKSGLKKEDDTLPKRLLKEAIPDGPAKDKRSLLDQMLPEYYELRGWDENGVPTEDKMKSLNI comes from the coding sequence ATGAAAGGTTATTGCGGTAAAATTTTACGTATTAATCTCGATGAAAGAAAAGTTGTGAAAGAAGATCTTAATATGGACTGGGCCAAGGATTATATCGGAGGCCGGGGTCTGGCAACAAAATACTTCTACGAAGAAGTGGATCCCAAGGTGGATGCCTTTAGCAAGGACAACAAACTGATCGTTGCTACAGGCCCCTTAAGCGGAACCCCTACTCCCACCGGGGGACGTTACATGGTTATTACAAAATCCCCCCTTACAGACACCATCGCTTCCTCCAACTCCGGGGGACGCTGGGGAGCCGACTTAAAATTCAGCGGCTATGACATGATCATTCTTGAAGGGAAAGCGGATAAACCGGTATACATCGATATTAAGGACGATGTCGTGGAGATCCGGGATGCGGAGCATCTTTGGGGGCAGACCACCTCTAAGACCATGGATCTGTTGGCGAAGGACGTGGGAGATAAAGCAAAAGTCCTGAACATCGGACCGGCGGGAGAAAAACTTTCCCGAATCGCCTCGGTAATGAATGATATGGACCGGGCAGCGGGTCGCTCCGGTGTAGGGGCAGTCATGGGCTCGAAAAACGTGAAGGCCATCACCGTAAAAGGCTCTAGTAAGCCGGAGGTTCATGACCGGGAGCAATTAAAGCAAGTTGTATCCGATGCAAACAAAAAAATCAAAGAAAACGGCGTTACCGGCGAAGGACTCCCCACTTACGGAACCGCGGTGCTGGTAAACATCATTAATGAAAACGGAGTTTTTCCTACAAACAATTTCCAACTGGCCACCTTTGATAAAGCAGAGGAAATCAGTGGAGAAACCCTGGCAGAGAAATATTTAGTTAAACGTACCGGCTGTTACGGATGTCCCATTGCCTGCGGTCGTCACTGTAAAGTGGACGATTTAGAAGCCGGCGGACCGGAATATGAAACCATCTGGGGGTACGGAGCGGACTGCGGTCTTTCCAACATGGGAAATATCATCAAAGCCAATTACTGGTGTAATGAAATGGGTATGGATACCATTTCCGCCTCTACCACCATTGCCGCCGCCATGGAGCTGTATCAAAAAGGACTGATTACCGACCAGGACCTTAACGGGGTGCCTTTAGAATTCGGCAACGATGACGCCATTATCGAATGGACGAAACGCATGGGTCTTCGGGAAGGTTTAGGGGATAAATTAGCGGAAGGTTCTTACCGATTAGGCGAACATTTCGGAGCCCCGGAAGTCTCCATGAGTGTGAAAAAGCAGGAACTTCCCGCCTACGATCCTCGAGGAATCCAAGGTCAGGGACTGGCCTATGCCACATCCAACCGGGGAGGCTGTCATGTACGGGCCTATCTGATTTCTCCCGAAATCCTGGGACTTCCCGAAAAACTGGACAAATTCTCTATTGAAGGCAAACCCCTATGGGTAAAAACCTACCAGGATTTAACCGCCTCCATTGATTCCTTAGGTCTTTGCCTGTTCACTTCCTTTGCCTTAGGTGCCGGGGAATATGCAGCTATGTATAATGCTGCCGTGGGAACAAACCACAGCGACGAATCCATTTTGGAATCCGGAGACCGGATTTGGAACATCGAGCGAATGTTTAACATGAAATCCGGCTTGAAAAAGGAAGACGACACTTTACCGAAGCGACTTCTTAAGGAAGCCATCCCCGACGGACCGGCGAAGGATAAAAGAAGCTTACTGGACCAAATGCTTCCTGAGTACTATGAACTCCGGGGCTGGGACGAAAATGGTGTGCCCACGGAAGACAAAATGAAGAGTTTAAACATCTAA
- a CDS encoding YgiQ family radical SAM protein, protein MNEEFLPLTREDLSQRGWDSPDFILVTGDAYIDHPSFGSAIISRLLEAKGYRVGIIAQPDWKKDGDFLHLGKPKYGFLVTGGNVDSMVNHYSVGKKRRRKDVYSPGGKPFLRPDRASTVYTNRLKSLFKDTPIILGGIEASLRRLAHYDYWENKVRRSILLDSKADLIVYGMGEKPIVEIAEGLEAGIPVEYLQYIPGTVFKTGTLEDLPDYKLLPSFEEITENKKAYAKSFMLQYRNTDNLNGEILVEPYGNQYVVQNLPAEPMDKEALDRIYRLPFTRKAHKNYDALGGVPAIEEVQYSITSNRGCFGGCSFCALTFHQGRKVRSRSHESVMEEAAAFLKDPDFKGYIHDVGGPTANFQNPACDKQEKHGVCKDKQCLFPGPCSQLKVDHQDYVHTLRELRSLPGVKKVFIRSGIRYDYLMADQNKTFFKELVQHHVSGQLKVAPEHVSSRVLNKMGKPSKKVYDGFAREYFRYNQAFDKNQFLVPYFISSHPGSELRDAIQLAEYIRDMGYMPEQVQDFYPTPGTLSTCMYYTGLDPRTMERVYVPRSSEEKAMQRALIQFQNPKNRSLVKKALIRGNRSDLIGSHPKALVPGDASSKKSHKEPKGKRPHNRK, encoded by the coding sequence ATGAATGAAGAATTTTTACCCCTAACAAGGGAAGACCTTTCCCAACGAGGCTGGGACAGCCCGGATTTTATTTTGGTTACCGGAGATGCTTATATCGACCATCCCTCCTTCGGTTCTGCTATTATCAGCCGATTGTTGGAGGCAAAGGGATACCGGGTGGGAATCATTGCTCAGCCCGACTGGAAAAAGGACGGGGATTTTTTACATCTCGGTAAGCCGAAGTACGGATTTTTAGTCACCGGGGGCAATGTGGACTCCATGGTGAATCATTACTCCGTGGGAAAAAAACGGCGTCGCAAGGATGTTTACAGCCCTGGAGGGAAGCCATTCTTGCGTCCCGACCGAGCGTCCACCGTCTATACCAACCGTCTGAAATCCCTTTTTAAAGACACCCCCATTATTCTCGGCGGCATTGAAGCCAGTCTTCGTCGCCTGGCCCATTACGACTATTGGGAGAATAAGGTCCGACGTTCGATTCTATTGGATTCCAAAGCAGATCTGATCGTGTACGGCATGGGGGAAAAGCCCATAGTGGAAATTGCCGAAGGTCTAGAAGCAGGTATTCCCGTGGAATATCTTCAGTACATTCCGGGGACCGTATTTAAAACCGGAACCTTGGAGGATCTACCGGACTATAAGTTGCTTCCCAGCTTTGAGGAGATCACGGAGAATAAAAAGGCTTATGCCAAAAGCTTTATGCTTCAGTACCGAAATACAGATAACCTCAACGGCGAGATATTGGTAGAGCCCTATGGCAATCAGTATGTTGTGCAGAATCTTCCGGCGGAGCCCATGGATAAAGAGGCCCTGGATCGAATTTACCGACTGCCCTTTACCCGAAAGGCCCATAAGAATTATGATGCCTTAGGAGGGGTCCCTGCCATTGAAGAGGTACAGTACAGTATCACCAGCAACCGCGGTTGTTTCGGCGGGTGCAGCTTTTGCGCTTTGACCTTTCATCAGGGACGGAAAGTCCGCTCTAGAAGTCACGAAAGCGTCATGGAGGAGGCCGCAGCCTTTTTGAAGGACCCCGATTTTAAAGGCTACATTCATGACGTGGGCGGTCCCACGGCAAATTTTCAGAATCCCGCCTGTGATAAACAGGAAAAACATGGAGTTTGCAAGGATAAGCAGTGCTTGTTTCCCGGGCCCTGCTCACAACTGAAGGTGGACCATCAGGACTACGTCCATACCCTACGAGAGCTTCGATCCCTGCCGGGGGTGAAAAAAGTCTTTATCCGATCAGGAATCCGGTACGACTATTTAATGGCGGATCAAAATAAGACCTTCTTTAAAGAACTGGTTCAGCACCATGTCAGCGGACAGTTAAAGGTCGCCCCGGAGCATGTTTCCTCCCGGGTACTGAATAAGATGGGTAAACCTTCAAAAAAGGTCTACGATGGGTTTGCCCGGGAGTATTTCCGTTATAATCAGGCCTTCGATAAAAATCAGTTCCTGGTTCCCTATTTCATCTCCAGTCACCCCGGTTCAGAGCTTCGGGATGCCATCCAGTTGGCGGAATACATTCGGGATATGGGCTATATGCCGGAACAGGTTCAGGATTTTTATCCCACCCCGGGAACCCTTTCCACTTGCATGTACTACACCGGACTGGATCCAAGAACCATGGAAAGGGTCTACGTTCCCCGGTCCTCCGAGGAAAAAGCCATGCAGCGGGCGCTGATTCAGTTCCAAAACCCGAAAAATCGCAGCCTGGTTAAAAAAGCTCTGATTCGTGGAAATCGTTCGGATTTAATCGGCTCTCATCCCAAGGCCTTAGTCCCCGGAGATGCTTCTTCGAAGAAATCCCACAAGGAACCTAAGGGAAAAAGACCCCATAACAGAAAATAG